A genome region from Macrotis lagotis isolate mMagLag1 chromosome 4, bilby.v1.9.chrom.fasta, whole genome shotgun sequence includes the following:
- the WDR89 gene encoding WD repeat-containing protein 89 isoform X2, which yields MDSSSLPALVPEPAARARGGGRPAEAQRLLGAALLSGTRRDGRMRPRRRAELEGGSCRRRKEVRPAVERDRGSGGRMLKIAPPRSLLRPPEELPEARWGRGEEKEHIGFPRLPNGIKANQLACMKSLTLCRLLELTLVEIWNCAQRATKMCMPFDPAIPLLDLYPEEMMKKGKNITCTKIFVAALFVLAKNWKSSKCPSVGECLANWYMYVMEHYRSVRNQEGWGFRETWKNLHDLMLSEMSRNRKALYTLTATWG from the exons ATGGATAGCTCTTCGCTTCCCGCTCTTGTGCCTGAACCGGCCGCGAGGGCCCGCGGGGGCGGCCGGCCTGCGGAAGCGCAGAGGCTTCTGGGAGCGGCCCTGCTCTCTGGGACCCGACGAGACGGCCGCATGCGTCCCCGGAGGAGGGCGGAGCTCGAGGGAGGAAGCTGCCGGCGGAGGAAGGAAGTGCGCCCGGCGGTGGAACGAGACCGCGGCTCTGGGGGGCGAATGCTTAAGATTGCTCCCCCGCGCTCGCTGCTGCGGCCGCCCGAGGAACTCCCGGAAGCGCGGTGGGGTCGTGGCGAG GAGAAGGAGCACATAGGCTTCCCCCGACTGCCAAACGGAATCAAGGCAAATCAGCTGGCATGTATGAAATCACTTACTCTCTGTCGGCTACTAG AATTGACTCTTGTGGAAATTTGGAACtgcgcccaaagggcaacaaaaatgtgcatgccctttgatccagcaataccactactggatctgtaccctgaagagatgatgaaaaagggtaaaaacatcacttgcacaaaaatatttgtagcagccctgtttgtgttggcaaagaattggaaatcaagtaaatgtccttcagttggggaatgcttagcaaactggtatatgtatgtcatggaacactatcgttctgttagaaaccaggaaggatggggattcagggaaacctggaagaatttgcatgacctgatgctgagtgagatgagcagaaacagaaaagcactgtatactctaacagcaacatgggggtga
- the WDR89 gene encoding WD repeat-containing protein 89 isoform X4, whose protein sequence is MDSSSLPALVPEPAARARGGGRPAEAQRLLGAALLSGTRRDGRMRPRRRAELEGGSCRRRKEVRPAVERDRGSGGRMLKIAPPRSLLRPPEELPEARWGRGEEKEHIGFPRLPNGIKANQLACMKSLTLCRLLETRKDGDSGKPGRICMT, encoded by the exons ATGGATAGCTCTTCGCTTCCCGCTCTTGTGCCTGAACCGGCCGCGAGGGCCCGCGGGGGCGGCCGGCCTGCGGAAGCGCAGAGGCTTCTGGGAGCGGCCCTGCTCTCTGGGACCCGACGAGACGGCCGCATGCGTCCCCGGAGGAGGGCGGAGCTCGAGGGAGGAAGCTGCCGGCGGAGGAAGGAAGTGCGCCCGGCGGTGGAACGAGACCGCGGCTCTGGGGGGCGAATGCTTAAGATTGCTCCCCCGCGCTCGCTGCTGCGGCCGCCCGAGGAACTCCCGGAAGCGCGGTGGGGTCGTGGCGAG GAGAAGGAGCACATAGGCTTCCCCCGACTGCCAAACGGAATCAAGGCAAATCAGCTGGCATGTATGAAATCACTTACTCTCTGTCGGCTACTAG aaaccaggaaggatggggattcagggaaacctggaagaatttgcatgacctga
- the WDR89 gene encoding WD repeat-containing protein 89 isoform X5: protein MDSSSLPALVPEPAARARGGGRPAEAQRLLGAALLSGTRRDGRMRPRRRAELEGGSCRRRKEVRPAVERDRGSGGRMLKIAPPRSLLRPPEELPEARWGRGEEKEHIGFPRLPNGIKANQLACMKSLTLCRLLGLDII from the exons ATGGATAGCTCTTCGCTTCCCGCTCTTGTGCCTGAACCGGCCGCGAGGGCCCGCGGGGGCGGCCGGCCTGCGGAAGCGCAGAGGCTTCTGGGAGCGGCCCTGCTCTCTGGGACCCGACGAGACGGCCGCATGCGTCCCCGGAGGAGGGCGGAGCTCGAGGGAGGAAGCTGCCGGCGGAGGAAGGAAGTGCGCCCGGCGGTGGAACGAGACCGCGGCTCTGGGGGGCGAATGCTTAAGATTGCTCCCCCGCGCTCGCTGCTGCGGCCGCCCGAGGAACTCCCGGAAGCGCGGTGGGGTCGTGGCGAG GAGAAGGAGCACATAGGCTTCCCCCGACTGCCAAACGGAATCAAGGCAAATCAGCTGGCATGTATGAAATCACTTACTCTCTGTCGGCTACTAG GGTTGGACATAATTTAG
- the WDR89 gene encoding WD repeat-containing protein 89 isoform X3 yields the protein MDSSSLPALVPEPAARARGGGRPAEAQRLLGAALLSGTRRDGRMRPRRRAELEGGSCRRRKEVRPAVERDRGSGGRMLKIAPPRSLLRPPEELPEARWGRGEEKEHIGFPRLPNGIKANQLACMKSLTLCRLLVCNNQGQFGAVCNGECHLCPEKELWSLNKDQGLLTFNFEKKSGIYCLILLSLILCFFLKDMISLLSHSIWINVYHGNSGKTGKLPSVGWGREK from the exons ATGGATAGCTCTTCGCTTCCCGCTCTTGTGCCTGAACCGGCCGCGAGGGCCCGCGGGGGCGGCCGGCCTGCGGAAGCGCAGAGGCTTCTGGGAGCGGCCCTGCTCTCTGGGACCCGACGAGACGGCCGCATGCGTCCCCGGAGGAGGGCGGAGCTCGAGGGAGGAAGCTGCCGGCGGAGGAAGGAAGTGCGCCCGGCGGTGGAACGAGACCGCGGCTCTGGGGGGCGAATGCTTAAGATTGCTCCCCCGCGCTCGCTGCTGCGGCCGCCCGAGGAACTCCCGGAAGCGCGGTGGGGTCGTGGCGAG GAGAAGGAGCACATAGGCTTCCCCCGACTGCCAAACGGAATCAAGGCAAATCAGCTGGCATGTATGAAATCACTTACTCTCTGTCGGCTACTAG tgtgcaacaatcagggacaatttggggctgtctgcaatggagagtgccatctgtgtccagagaaagagctgtggagtttgaacaaagaccaaggactattaacctttaattttgaaaaaaaaagtggcatctattgtctgatcttgctatctcttatactttgtttcttccttaaggatatgatttctctcttatcacattcaatttggatcaatgtataccatggaaacagtggaaagactggcaaattgccttctgtggggtgggggagagagaagtaa